In Pleurocapsa sp. PCC 7319, the following are encoded in one genomic region:
- a CDS encoding glycosyltransferase family 2 protein, translated as MPSQSLEDLSLSSVLESPQLDLSVVVPIYNEAKSIGTLVQAIADAVRETQLSYEIICVDDGSKDGSTQVLIDLARRRVDLKAVILRRNYGQTPAMAAGFESAVGKVIVTLDGDLQNDPADIPMLLAKLNEGYDLVSGWRKNRQDAALTRLFPSKIANIIIARVTGVRLHDYGCSLKAYRSELIADMNLYGELHRFLPALAYIEGARITEVPVRHHARRFGESKYGLGRTIRVVMDLMTVFFMKKFLTRPMHVFGLGGVISLAAGIAMGSYLTIIKLFFNQNIGDRPLLILAVLLILTGVQLFCFGLVTELLMRTYHESQRRPIYRIRDIVGKK; from the coding sequence ATGCCATCTCAATCCTTGGAAGATCTAAGTTTATCTTCAGTTTTAGAGTCTCCTCAACTAGATTTATCTGTAGTTGTACCTATATATAACGAAGCTAAAAGTATTGGGACTTTGGTACAGGCGATCGCTGATGCCGTGAGAGAAACACAACTTAGCTACGAAATCATTTGTGTAGACGACGGTTCTAAAGATGGTTCAACTCAAGTATTAATTGATTTGGCTCGCCGAAGAGTCGATCTCAAAGCGGTAATTCTACGGCGAAATTATGGTCAAACTCCAGCAATGGCAGCAGGATTTGAGTCAGCTGTGGGTAAAGTTATTGTGACTCTCGACGGCGATTTACAAAACGATCCTGCTGATATTCCGATGCTGCTTGCCAAGTTAAACGAAGGTTATGATTTAGTCAGTGGATGGCGTAAAAATAGGCAGGATGCAGCATTGACAAGGCTTTTCCCTTCTAAAATTGCCAATATTATTATCGCTAGGGTAACGGGAGTTAGACTACACGACTATGGATGCTCTCTTAAAGCCTATCGCTCGGAACTAATTGCGGACATGAATCTTTACGGCGAGTTACACCGCTTTTTACCAGCATTAGCCTATATTGAAGGTGCGAGAATTACGGAAGTACCAGTACGCCATCACGCCAGACGGTTTGGAGAAAGTAAATATGGCTTGGGTAGAACAATTCGAGTTGTCATGGACTTGATGACTGTTTTCTTTATGAAGAAATTTCTGACTCGTCCGATGCACGTTTTCGGTTTGGGTGGAGTGATTTCCCTAGCTGCGGGTATTGCTATGGGTTCCTATTTAACGATTATTAAATTATTCTTCAATCAGAATATCGGCGATCGCCCTTTGCTGATTTTAGCTGTATTGCTAATACTTACTGGAGTACAGTTATTTTGTTTTGGTTTAGTTACTGAGCTTCTGATGCGTACTTATCATGAATCCCAAAGAAGACCTATTTATCGTATTAGAGATATTGTAGGAAAAAAATAA
- the dacB gene encoding D-alanyl-D-alanine carboxypeptidase/D-alanyl-D-alanine-endopeptidase, with protein MRLVFGRLRSFSLIGLILLTLLANQKVLGARKDSEASIQYFEDQIPRICPEDLPRAIEKIVNRPQFKRSLWGIEIQTLGSGDSLYSLNGDKFFTPASSAKLLTTAAALSELGADYRITTPIYAVGNPPHLTSLRIKGQGDPTISTKELKNLVHQLQRQGIKEIEELIVDDSYFDSPTINPTWEWLDVHSYFATAVNSTILNQNTVTLTLLPQQLGQPVKFRWSDAIAARQWQVINKAITGESDLPYNVEIDGDLGKPTLLIRGELAQNEPPDIWDLAIVDPAHYFLESLRLHLAQAGIAVNKGFTFNQTHKNELETELTAITSPPLPKILQQINQESNNLFAEAIAKILAKKLNTKTPIEAINQSLTKLGIDPEEYILIDASGLSRQNLITPQTLVKTLKIMSRSPEAEYYRESLAIAGVNGTLKNRFRNTSVSRKLWGKTGTLTGVVTLSGYIYPSQYPTIAFSILLNNSEISNREIRQAIDEIVVIINHLNKC; from the coding sequence ATGAGACTAGTTTTTGGTCGGTTGAGAAGCTTTAGTTTGATTGGCTTAATACTTTTAACTTTATTAGCTAATCAGAAGGTTTTAGGAGCGAGAAAAGACTCTGAAGCATCGATTCAATATTTTGAGGATCAAATTCCACGGATTTGTCCTGAGGATTTACCTAGGGCGATTGAAAAGATTGTTAACCGTCCTCAGTTTAAGCGATCGCTTTGGGGAATTGAGATTCAAACTTTAGGGAGTGGGGATAGTTTATACAGTCTGAACGGAGATAAATTTTTTACTCCTGCTTCTAGTGCCAAACTGCTAACTACTGCTGCTGCGTTATCTGAACTAGGTGCAGATTATCGCATTACTACTCCTATCTATGCCGTTGGAAATCCACCTCACCTAACTTCTTTAAGAATCAAAGGACAGGGAGATCCGACCATCTCAACTAAGGAGCTAAAAAATCTAGTACATCAGTTGCAGAGACAAGGCATTAAAGAGATTGAAGAATTAATAGTTGATGATAGTTATTTTGACTCACCGACAATCAACCCTACTTGGGAATGGTTAGATGTTCATAGTTACTTTGCTACGGCAGTCAACAGCACTATTCTCAATCAAAATACCGTCACTTTAACTTTACTACCGCAACAGTTAGGACAGCCTGTAAAATTCCGTTGGAGTGATGCGATCGCCGCTAGACAATGGCAAGTAATTAACAAGGCTATTACTGGAGAATCAGATCTTCCCTATAACGTAGAAATTGATGGAGATCTAGGTAAACCTACGTTATTAATTCGTGGAGAATTAGCTCAAAACGAACCTCCTGATATTTGGGATTTAGCGATCGTCGATCCGGCTCATTATTTTTTAGAATCTTTACGATTACATTTAGCCCAAGCTGGCATAGCAGTAAATAAAGGATTTACATTCAACCAAACCCATAAAAATGAATTAGAAACAGAATTAACAGCTATTACTTCCCCACCACTGCCAAAGATTCTCCAGCAAATTAATCAAGAAAGTAACAATTTATTTGCTGAAGCGATCGCTAAAATTTTAGCTAAAAAGTTAAATACTAAAACTCCCATAGAAGCGATTAATCAAAGCTTAACTAAACTGGGTATTGATCCAGAAGAATATATTTTAATTGATGCTTCTGGCTTGTCTCGTCAAAATTTAATTACGCCTCAAACTTTAGTCAAAACCTTGAAAATAATGTCGCGATCGCCTGAAGCAGAATATTATCGTGAGTCCCTAGCTATTGCTGGAGTTAATGGTACTTTGAAAAATCGTTTTAGAAATACATCTGTAAGCCGAAAGCTTTGGGGTAAAACAGGTACTTTAACAGGAGTTGTCACTTTGTCAGGGTATATATACCCATCTCAATATCCCACTATAGCTTTTAGTATTCTATTGAATAACTCTGAGATTTCTAATCGAGAAATAAGACAAGCAATTGATGAAATCGTTGTCATTATTAACCATCTAAATAAGTGTTGA
- a CDS encoding MBL fold metallo-hydrolase: MARLELKRAENVSGDFYVDSSCIDCDTCRWMAPDVFNRQDSQSAVYHQPQNTAERLLAMQALLSCPTASIGTVDKPTDIKEVQPTFPIVVEDNVYHCGYHSEASFGATSYFIQRSEGNVLIDSPRFTPPLVKRLEKLGGIKYLYLTHRDDVADHQKFQQHFQCDRILHSDDIEESTQGVEIQLSGQETVELTSDIVIIPVPGHSKGHTVLLYQNKFLFTGDHLAWSPYFKHLYAFYRYCSYSWSEQIKSMEKLANYNFEWVLPGHGRRYHGDGEAIKRQLQQCISWMKKQP, translated from the coding sequence ATGGCTAGACTAGAGCTTAAACGAGCAGAAAACGTTAGTGGTGATTTTTACGTTGACTCTAGCTGTATTGATTGTGATACTTGTCGCTGGATGGCTCCAGATGTTTTTAATCGTCAAGACTCTCAATCTGCAGTGTATCATCAACCGCAAAATACAGCGGAGAGACTATTGGCAATGCAAGCTCTTTTATCTTGTCCTACCGCTTCTATTGGTACAGTAGATAAACCAACCGATATTAAGGAAGTTCAACCAACATTTCCCATAGTGGTCGAAGATAATGTATACCATTGTGGCTATCATTCCGAGGCATCTTTTGGTGCAACTAGTTACTTCATCCAAAGATCTGAGGGAAATGTTTTAATTGACTCACCTCGGTTTACGCCACCTTTAGTTAAGCGTTTAGAAAAATTAGGTGGCATTAAATATCTATATCTGACTCATCGTGATGATGTTGCCGATCATCAGAAATTTCAGCAACACTTTCAATGCGATCGCATTTTACATTCAGATGACATTGAAGAGTCTACCCAAGGAGTTGAAATTCAATTATCTGGTCAAGAGACAGTAGAGTTGACCTCTGATATTGTAATTATTCCCGTACCTGGACATAGCAAAGGGCACACGGTTTTACTTTATCAAAACAAATTTTTATTCACAGGAGATCATTTAGCTTGGTCCCCTTATTTTAAGCATCTTTATGCTTTTTATCGTTATTGCTCGTATTCCTGGTCCGAACAAATTAAATCGATGGAAAAATTGGCTAATTATAACTTTGAATGGGTTTTGCCTGGTCACGGTCGCCGTTACCATGGTGATGGAGAAGCTATTAAACGACAATTACAGCAATGTATCAGTTGGATGAAAAAACAACCCTAA
- a CDS encoding rhomboid family intramembrane serine protease, which yields MKNSHQKIAYTTYILIALNLVVYVLEIKLGGSQNFIALERLGALIPEKVWAGEWWRLVGANFLHYGSLHLATNMLSLFFIGRLIELSLGAKSYLTIYLVSGIGSMLSFSLLAYKLGMGNVFLVGASAAIMGLIGAILAISLQIWLRKRYCVIARRRLQQVIFIVVIQFIFDNLIPQVSFHSHLFGFIIGFLISSVLVFIKFNFKQPYNDR from the coding sequence ATGAAGAATAGCCATCAGAAAATTGCTTACACTACATATATCTTAATTGCTCTTAATCTTGTGGTATATGTCTTGGAAATTAAATTAGGCGGAAGTCAAAATTTTATCGCTCTAGAACGTTTAGGTGCTTTAATTCCCGAAAAAGTTTGGGCAGGAGAATGGTGGCGACTAGTGGGTGCGAACTTTCTGCACTACGGCTCACTTCATCTTGCGACCAATATGTTATCTCTCTTTTTTATTGGACGCTTAATTGAGTTGAGTTTAGGGGCGAAATCTTACCTGACTATCTATTTGGTTAGTGGTATTGGCTCCATGCTATCTTTTTCTCTATTAGCTTATAAGTTAGGAATGGGCAATGTTTTTCTGGTGGGAGCTTCGGCGGCGATCATGGGTTTGATCGGTGCTATTTTAGCAATCTCACTTCAAATTTGGCTGCGTAAAAGATATTGTGTTATTGCTAGACGTCGGTTGCAACAAGTGATATTCATTGTTGTCATCCAATTTATCTTTGATAATTTAATTCCCCAAGTTAGTTTTCACAGCCATCTTTTTGGCTTTATTATTGGATTTCTGATTAGTAGCGTCTTAGTATTTATTAAGTTTAATTTTAAGCAACCTTACAATGATCGATAA
- the leuB gene encoding 3-isopropylmalate dehydrogenase has product MTQQQHITLLPGDGIGPEIMSVAVEVLKAIASKHDLEFTFTEALIGGAAIDETGDPLPAETLSACRQSDAVLLAAIGGYKWDNLPRQQRPETGLLKMRAGLELFANLRPATILPQLIDASSLKREIIEGVDIMVVRELTGGIYFGQPKGIFETETGEQRGVNTMAYSVSEIDRIAKVGFETAQKRSGKLCSVDKANVLDVSQLWRDRITAMAKDYSNVELSHLYVDNAAMQLVRAPKQFDTVVTGNLFGDILSDAAAMLTGSIGMLPSASLGVAGTPGVFEPVHGSAPDIAGQDKANPLAQVLSAAMMLRYGLNQPTAATEIETAVNQVLDQGYRTGDIMSLGMKAVGCQEMGEVLLKLIA; this is encoded by the coding sequence ATGACTCAACAGCAGCATATTACTTTACTTCCCGGAGATGGCATTGGTCCAGAAATTATGTCAGTGGCAGTAGAAGTGCTAAAAGCGATCGCCAGTAAACATGATCTGGAATTTACCTTTACTGAAGCCTTGATTGGTGGTGCGGCGATCGATGAGACAGGAGACCCTTTACCCGCTGAAACTTTGTCAGCCTGTCGTCAGAGTGATGCCGTGTTGCTAGCAGCTATTGGTGGTTATAAATGGGATAATTTACCCCGTCAGCAACGTCCTGAAACTGGATTATTAAAAATGCGTGCCGGACTAGAACTATTTGCTAACCTGCGACCTGCAACTATCTTGCCCCAGTTAATTGACGCTTCTTCCCTTAAACGAGAGATAATTGAGGGAGTAGATATTATGGTAGTGCGGGAACTAACTGGAGGAATTTACTTTGGACAACCCAAAGGTATATTTGAGACGGAAACAGGAGAACAGCGTGGTGTAAACACTATGGCTTATAGTGTTAGCGAAATAGACCGCATTGCCAAAGTTGGATTTGAAACCGCCCAAAAACGTAGCGGTAAATTATGCTCCGTAGACAAAGCTAATGTGCTGGATGTGTCCCAACTATGGCGCGATCGCATTACGGCAATGGCAAAAGACTACAGCAATGTGGAATTAAGTCATCTATATGTAGATAACGCAGCAATGCAGTTAGTTCGCGCTCCCAAACAGTTTGATACGGTCGTTACAGGTAATTTGTTCGGTGATATTCTTTCTGATGCAGCAGCGATGCTGACGGGAAGTATTGGCATGTTACCCTCTGCAAGTTTGGGAGTTGCTGGTACACCTGGAGTATTTGAGCCTGTACATGGTTCTGCACCAGATATTGCTGGTCAAGATAAAGCCAACCCTTTGGCACAAGTACTGAGTGCCGCTATGATGTTGCGTTACGGGTTAAATCAGCCTACTGCTGCCACCGAGATTGAAACCGCAGTTAATCAGGTATTAGACCAGGGCTACCGCACCGGGGATATTATGTCTCTGGGAATGAAAGCAGTCGGTTGCCAGGAAATGGGCGAAGTTTTGCTGAAACTAATTGCTTAA
- a CDS encoding ATP-dependent 6-phosphofructokinase, which produces MNKRIGILTSGGDCPGLNAIIRAVVKCSSQKGWEVYGIPYGTDGFLRLEQHKCHSNDLKLKEHGYDIPGLLHGIDILQFLSGSILGSLSKGNTEDQAIAKTIIQGYQDLELDALIAVGGDGSLDIIYDLAQQGQWNLVAIPKTIDNDVPFTERSVGFDTAVDKVTSALYDLTFTAASHDRTMIVQVMGRNAGHLALSSGIAGGADIILIPELTPKIDLDLVTNICIHIAKLRSLGRKFALITIAEGVKNIQGEKEKYIGDYLAQQIDNISHQLCLTDKAEFCDLDTIETRATVLGHIQRSGTPSSYDRLLAAAFAKKAIDLIAEEKYNQLVVWQNGEVQIQPLDKVVSHIKQRHQLGICPSPVNADGFLVQTARSLGIYLG; this is translated from the coding sequence ATGAATAAGAGAATCGGAATTCTTACTAGTGGTGGAGACTGTCCTGGATTAAACGCAATTATACGCGCTGTAGTCAAATGTTCGAGCCAGAAAGGATGGGAAGTATATGGCATTCCCTACGGTACAGATGGTTTTCTGCGGCTAGAACAACACAAGTGCCACTCAAATGATTTGAAACTAAAAGAGCATGGTTACGATATTCCTGGGTTGCTACACGGCATAGATATCCTACAATTTCTGAGCGGTAGTATTTTAGGCTCCTTGAGTAAAGGTAATACGGAAGATCAAGCGATCGCCAAAACTATTATTCAAGGTTATCAGGATCTTGAACTCGATGCTTTGATAGCGGTAGGAGGAGACGGCAGTTTAGATATCATTTACGACTTAGCACAACAGGGACAGTGGAATTTGGTCGCAATTCCTAAGACAATAGATAATGATGTTCCATTTACCGAAAGATCTGTCGGATTCGATACGGCGGTAGACAAAGTAACTTCTGCTCTCTACGATCTTACCTTTACTGCTGCTAGTCACGACCGTACTATGATTGTTCAGGTTATGGGACGTAATGCTGGTCATTTGGCACTTTCTTCTGGTATTGCTGGTGGTGCGGATATTATATTAATTCCTGAATTAACACCGAAAATAGATCTAGATTTAGTAACTAATATTTGTATTCACATTGCTAAGTTGAGGTCTTTAGGCAGAAAATTTGCTTTAATTACTATTGCCGAAGGGGTCAAAAATATTCAAGGAGAAAAAGAGAAATATATAGGTGACTATTTAGCGCAACAAATCGACAACATAAGTCACCAACTCTGTCTGACTGATAAGGCTGAATTTTGTGATTTAGATACTATTGAAACTAGAGCTACAGTTTTGGGTCATATTCAACGTAGCGGTACACCATCTTCTTATGATCGTTTGTTAGCCGCTGCTTTTGCTAAGAAAGCTATAGACTTGATTGCGGAAGAGAAATATAACCAGCTTGTAGTTTGGCAAAATGGCGAAGTACAAATTCAGCCTTTAGATAAGGTTGTCAGTCACATTAAACAACGTCATCAATTAGGTATTTGCCCTAGTCCAGTTAATGCCGATGGTTTTCTGGTTCAAACAGCGCGATCGCTCGGAATCTATTTGGGATAA
- a CDS encoding dihydroorotate dehydrogenase-like protein: MVDLSTTYLGLELRSPLVVGAAAPLTENIDNIKRIEDAGASAVVLHSLFEEQLLEERHALYHHITHGKESNSKATPYFPKQEIFHVGSEAYLNQIRYAKETVGIPIIASLNSSTIGGWSDYANKLEQAGADALELNIYYVPTDIEITGEQVEQTYVDIVRTVTSAVNLPVAVKLSPFFSSMANMAKRLSNAGARGLVLFNRFYQPDIDLMTLEAEPNLLLSTSREIRLPMRWIAILYRTLPLDFAATSGISTAHDVVKMIMVGANVTMLVSVLLSHGIQQLHKIEKDLIEWLDIKEYDSITQLRGCMSQINCPDPSIFERVQYLRAVQTYQPHQGLVHRQ; this comes from the coding sequence ATGGTTGATTTATCTACCACATATTTGGGGTTGGAATTGCGATCGCCTTTGGTCGTTGGAGCAGCTGCCCCCCTAACCGAAAACATAGATAATATTAAACGCATTGAAGATGCAGGAGCATCAGCAGTAGTCCTCCACTCTCTATTTGAAGAGCAACTATTAGAAGAACGCCACGCCTTATATCATCATATTACACACGGTAAGGAAAGCAACTCCAAAGCAACTCCCTACTTCCCCAAACAGGAAATTTTCCATGTTGGTTCCGAAGCGTACCTGAATCAGATTCGCTATGCCAAAGAAACTGTCGGTATTCCCATTATTGCTAGTCTCAATAGCTCTACTATCGGTGGATGGAGTGATTACGCTAACAAGTTAGAACAAGCTGGTGCAGATGCCCTAGAACTAAACATTTATTATGTTCCTACAGATATAGAAATAACTGGAGAACAAGTAGAACAAACCTATGTTGATATAGTTCGTACCGTCACCTCAGCAGTAAACTTACCCGTAGCAGTGAAACTGAGTCCTTTTTTTAGTAGCATGGCAAATATGGCAAAACGACTGAGCAACGCAGGGGCAAGAGGCTTAGTATTATTTAATCGTTTTTATCAACCAGATATTGATTTAATGACTTTAGAAGCAGAACCCAACTTACTTCTCAGTACATCTAGAGAAATACGTTTACCCATGCGTTGGATTGCGATTTTATATCGAACTCTCCCTCTTGATTTCGCAGCCACCAGTGGTATTAGTACCGCCCATGATGTCGTCAAAATGATCATGGTCGGGGCAAATGTCACTATGTTAGTCAGCGTTCTATTGAGTCATGGCATCCAACAGCTACATAAGATCGAAAAAGATTTAATTGAGTGGCTAGATATCAAAGAATACGATTCAATCACTCAGTTAAGGGGTTGCATGAGCCAAATAAATTGTCCCGATCCTAGTATTTTTGAACGAGTGCAATATCTTAGAGCAGTACAAACCTATCAGCCTCATCAAGGATTGGTTCATCGTCAATAA
- a CDS encoding F0F1 ATP synthase subunit gamma, with protein MATIEELKHKIATAKDLNSVVKTMKAVAAVSIRQYEKAVESLTEYDRTLEIGLQILLRNQPEILLKQSSTVDGRIGIIVFGSDWGMCGQFNERVVEYIQENQENWSINADDCFILALGSRVCDRLEATGHKCEACFTLPSSIGKITSTIQEMVLILETWRQQNQVNRIIVIYNRILNGATYNSTGLQIFPLNFQWLKKLHQQQWRSNSLPTFTMNKDKLAAALFRQYFFVSLYRACAESLKSEHSSRLAAMQMAEKNIAERLTKLNMEFNHQRQTIITEELFDIVSGFEALTD; from the coding sequence ATGGCAACTATTGAAGAACTCAAGCATAAAATTGCTACAGCAAAAGATTTAAATTCAGTAGTCAAAACAATGAAAGCAGTTGCGGCTGTGAGTATCCGACAGTACGAAAAAGCAGTGGAATCTTTAACAGAATACGATCGCACGCTAGAAATAGGATTACAGATTCTACTTCGTAATCAACCAGAAATACTATTAAAACAATCATCTACAGTGGATGGTCGTATTGGAATAATAGTTTTTGGTTCTGATTGGGGAATGTGCGGTCAATTCAATGAACGAGTTGTTGAGTATATTCAAGAAAACCAAGAAAATTGGTCTATTAATGCTGATGATTGTTTTATTTTAGCCCTTGGCTCGAGAGTCTGCGATCGCTTAGAAGCAACAGGGCATAAATGCGAAGCTTGCTTTACCTTACCTAGTTCTATTGGGAAGATTACATCAACCATTCAGGAAATGGTTTTAATATTGGAAACATGGCGGCAACAAAATCAGGTAAATCGAATTATAGTTATTTATAACCGTATTTTAAATGGTGCTACTTATAATTCAACTGGCTTACAAATTTTTCCTCTTAATTTCCAGTGGCTCAAAAAATTACATCAACAGCAATGGAGATCTAACAGTTTGCCAACTTTTACGATGAATAAAGATAAGTTGGCAGCAGCTTTATTCCGTCAGTATTTCTTTGTCTCTCTTTATCGTGCTTGTGCTGAATCTTTAAAGAGTGAACATAGTAGTCGTCTTGCTGCGATGCAGATGGCAGAAAAAAATATTGCCGAACGTCTAACCAAACTAAATATGGAGTTCAATCATCAACGTCAAACTATTATTACTGAAGAATTATTTGATATTGTTTCTGGTTTTGAAGCCTTGACCGATTGA
- the atpD gene encoding F0F1 ATP synthase subunit beta, producing the protein MVVNQGKVIAIRGSVVDVLFPDSLPKPHSLLIAGASNRLALEVMTYLSSEIVRTIALTPTQGLARGSTVNDTDRPLQVPVGEALLGRMFNVFGKTIDGQKQLTASQWRSLHAAPIPLCDRTTTTDIFLTGIKAIDILAPLEKGGKAGLFGGAGVGKTVLITELINNVVSRYEGVSIFCGIGERSREGEELYREMKDAGVLNNTVMVFGQMNESPGVRFRVGHAALTMAEYFRDELHKDVLLTIDNIFRFIQAGSEVSGLMGQLPSRVGYQPTLASELAELEERICNTTSGSITSIQAVYVPADDFTDPAAVHTFSHLSASIVLSRKRVSEGLYPAIDPLQSDSKMLSSQIVGDRHYKIAQAVRQTLANYEDLKDIIAMLGLEELAQSERQIVYRARRLERFLTQPFFTTEQFTGLEGKMVNLEDALDGCDRILNDEFSDRPEQSLYMIGSVGEIK; encoded by the coding sequence ATGGTAGTAAATCAAGGTAAAGTCATTGCAATCAGAGGTAGTGTAGTTGATGTTTTATTTCCTGATTCATTACCCAAACCTCATAGTTTATTAATAGCAGGAGCAAGTAATCGATTAGCCTTAGAAGTAATGACATATCTTAGTTCGGAAATAGTCAGAACGATCGCTCTTACTCCAACTCAAGGACTAGCCAGAGGCTCAACGGTTAACGATACAGATCGTCCCCTGCAAGTTCCTGTGGGAGAAGCTTTATTAGGCAGGATGTTTAATGTCTTTGGTAAAACAATCGACGGTCAAAAACAACTAACAGCAAGTCAATGGCGATCGCTTCATGCCGCCCCTATTCCTCTATGTGATCGTACTACGACTACAGATATTTTTCTAACAGGAATCAAAGCGATAGATATTCTCGCACCTTTGGAAAAAGGGGGTAAAGCTGGATTGTTTGGAGGTGCGGGGGTGGGTAAAACGGTTTTAATTACCGAACTGATTAATAATGTTGTGAGTCGCTATGAGGGAGTTAGCATCTTCTGCGGTATTGGCGAGCGATCGCGAGAAGGGGAAGAACTATATCGTGAGATGAAAGATGCGGGAGTGTTAAATAATACTGTAATGGTATTCGGACAGATGAACGAATCGCCTGGAGTACGTTTCCGTGTCGGACACGCTGCTTTGACTATGGCAGAATATTTCCGCGATGAGTTACATAAAGATGTCCTGTTAACCATTGATAACATTTTTCGTTTCATTCAAGCGGGGTCAGAAGTATCGGGTTTAATGGGACAGTTGCCTTCACGAGTTGGTTATCAGCCAACCCTAGCCTCGGAGTTGGCGGAATTAGAAGAACGAATTTGCAATACTACATCGGGATCGATCACCTCGATTCAAGCCGTATACGTCCCCGCTGACGACTTTACCGATCCTGCTGCGGTTCATACTTTCTCTCATCTTTCTGCTTCGATTGTTTTATCTCGTAAACGGGTTAGTGAAGGATTATATCCCGCGATCGATCCCCTACAGTCAGATTCTAAGATGCTCTCATCTCAAATAGTAGGCGATCGCCATTACAAAATTGCTCAAGCAGTAAGGCAAACCCTAGCCAACTACGAAGATTTAAAAGATATCATTGCTATGTTGGGTTTAGAAGAATTAGCCCAAAGCGAACGCCAAATAGTATATCGTGCTCGCAGATTAGAAAGATTCCTGACTCAACCATTTTTTACCACCGAACAGTTTACAGGATTGGAAGGGAAGATGGTTAATTTAGAAGATGCTTTAGATGGATGCGATCGTATTTTGAATGATGAGTTTTCCGATCGTCCCGAACAGTCTTTATATATGATTGGTAGTGTAGGTGAGATCAAATAA